In Candidatus Moanabacter tarae, the genomic stretch ACTAATTGGCCTCCAAAAATTCCTGAGAACCTACCATCCCAAAGTTAAAAATAATCCACGGGCTTTCGATCAAATTTTATCCTTAGATTATATCCAAGACTTATCACTTTGGTCACCCAAGCCCATTTTAAAGATATATTCACCTTTTAAGTGAATATGGGAGTCCCAATGAATCACCAGGTTAGTGGCCAAACAGACTCTTCTCACCAAAATCTGCCACCCAATTGGAGATCTCAGATAGGAATTTGACTGGGGGATGTTTTAGGAAAGGGGCTAGGGCCGATTCAGCAAAATCCAACTCCCTTCGAAATAATGCGTTTGCTTCCTTGAAAACCCCATAATCAGCTAATAAATTTCTAATCACGCCTAGATCGACCTTCTGGCCACTCTGAAGCATTTTGATAAGGTCATTCCTTCGTCCTTTATCAAGACGCTTTAAAAGAAGGAGAACAGGGAGAGTCACTTCCTGATTGGCAATGTCCGTTCCTAGCGTCTTCCCTGTCCGCTCCTCCCTTTCAACAAAGTCGGCAAGATCGTCATAGATCTGATAAGCGATACCAAGATGCTTTCCATACGTCCCAGCAGCCTTAATAAAATCAACTTCGTAGCCTGCGAGTTTCGCTCCAAGGAACGAGGCAACATAAAAGAGTTCAGCCGTTTTTAATTCGATCACTCGATAGTAATCCCCAACCTTGATGGATGGATTTCCACGCTGAAAAGTTTGTATGATCTCCCCAGAACAAACCCTGCGAGTTGATGTCGCAACCGCTCTGGAAACATCAACTATAGGAAACTCGGATGCAAGTTTGAGAGCGTGAGAAAAAAGCGCATCACCCAAAAGAATCGCGACCTTCGAGCCGTATTTTTTACTAACTGTCAGATCATTATGCCTGAGAGTCGCGCCATCAAGCACATCGTCATGCACCAGAGTTGCTAGATGGACGAATTCGATTACTGCGGCAGCCTTAACGAGATCTTTAAGCACCACATTTTCCGATTGCCAGCCAGAATAAAAGAGGAGAATTGGCCGAAGACGTTTTCCGCTGTTTTTTAGGCAAAAGGCCACCATATCCTGTATTTCAGCTTCAAATTCACCGATCTGTTCATCCATGAAACTTGATAGCTTCGCTAGATGCGGTTTTACTCGCAGCGTGATCAAACCAAGATCAGAAGAATTAGATTTCTGACTGCTCTCATTTTCTGCCCCAACAAGCATGTATCAAGAAACTAGCTCATTACTTTCCAAAATCAAGTTTTCTGAATCAGGGATTTCCATTCATTTAAAGAATTTTTATGCAATGAATTTTGGATCACAGCATATCGGGAGTATATTAAATCATTTTCCCATAGAAACATCCATGACCTCATTAACCTCGTGTTCAAAACAAAATAAGGAAGGCTAACCAACCCCACTGAAACAGCCTATCTATTTCTGAAAAACATCAAGGCCTCGGTACGACCAATCAGAGCTAGACCCAAGAGAATGGAGGGACCGACGAATGATTGATCAACAACTCACAAGCAACCGAATAGCAACTCATTTGCCCAGGAATCAAACCCTTCACACGGCGATTATCTAGGCCCAAGATCTTTTCTTATGCCTGTTAGACCGAGAGCGCTTTCTACGCTTGTGTTTCGCAATCTTGCGTGCCCTTGTTTTTCTCAGATTTCCCATTAGCGATGCAAATAGTTTAACTCTGAATTTGGGCGCAACGCGCCTTGAATCGATCAGCTTTATTCCGATGGATCAAACAGTTCTTCACTGCCTTATCTAGACCGGAAACATAGGCCCGAATCGCCTTGTTTATCGTCTCGTTTTCTCCCTCTGCAATAGCCTGATCTAAATTTTTCTTTAGTGTACTCAAACGGCCCCGCGCCTGTCGGTTACGTAACTGACGCTTAGCATTTCTCCTAATGTC encodes the following:
- the rpsT gene encoding 30S ribosomal protein S20; this translates as MPTLKAAKKDIRRNAKRQLRNRQARGRLSTLKKNLDQAIAEGENETINKAIRAYVSGLDKAVKNCLIHRNKADRFKARCAQIQS
- the hepT gene encoding Heptaprenyl diphosphate synthase component 2, giving the protein MLVGAENESSQKSNSSDLGLITLRVKPHLAKLSSFMDEQIGEFEAEIQDMVAFCLKNSGKRLRPILLFYSGWQSENVVLKDLVKAAAVIEFVHLATLVHDDVLDGATLRHNDLTVSKKYGSKVAILLGDALFSHALKLASEFPIVDVSRAVATSTRRVCSGEIIQTFQRGNPSIKVGDYYRVIELKTAELFYVASFLGAKLAGYEVDFIKAAGTYGKHLGIAYQIYDDLADFVEREERTGKTLGTDIANQEVTLPVLLLLKRLDKGRRNDLIKMLQSGQKVDLGVIRNLLADYGVFKEANALFRRELDFAESALAPFLKHPPVKFLSEISNWVADFGEKSLFGH